TTCCTGATGTGACGGTGCTGATAAAGCGTTCTTCTCCGGAAGAGAACAACGTCAGAAGAGAGGTATTACTCAGGCGGACCAGGTCGGCTGCCAGGGCTGTCAGTAACCACGGGGCTGCGGGGCCTGGAATACCACACCATTTTTCCAGCAGCAGGCGTCCGGCAGGATCCCACCCGGCGCCATGCTTGATCCCGATGGTCATTAGCGGTGCGGCTATCGTTTCCCAGCTGCAGCTATCGCCCAGCACACGGGCAGTACGACAGGCAATCGTCTGGGTTTCGAGAAACAGTGTGAGATCTTCGTCAAATTTGTTCAGATCGAGCGGCATTGGCCGCAGCAGCCGTGCCGGGTGCGGCAGGACGTATTTTCGTGCCACATCGTCGCTGGTCAGCAGCAGCGCGGCCAGCCCGTCAGAGTATGCGTCACCACCACACAGCTGCATTACGAGGATTAGATCAACGGTCAGGACGGGTAGCTTCAGACGTTCCTCGACCCATGCCATGGAAAAAGCTGGCGTGATGGTGATGTCATCCGGAATGGCGCGGTCTGGGAACAGAGATGCCCAGACACTGGTAAAGGACGCTGACAGCCCGGCGTCGGGCAGATCGGTTACCAGGGTTACTTTTACCGGAAGTTCCGAAGGCAACTGATATAGCGCATCCTTTATGCCTTTAAGCAGTTCGCGCAGGGATTGATCGGCCGGATAATTACTGGCAGGGAGATAATCGATTTTTCTGGCAAGACCGTACTGCTGCGGAAAGTTATTATGAAGGCATCCTACGGTGATCGAATCGGGTAAAAAAATAGAACTACCGGCAATCGCAAGATATCGTTCGGCCCAGGTTTGCCACTGTTTCTGTGCATGGTCAGCCTCTTTTTTCAGAAAGTTATGCTTATCTACTTCTTTACCCCACAACCAGCCTCTCAGGCAGAGTAAAAACAGCCAGATCCCTGACGGGGCGAGGGAAAGAATCCAGACATTGAATACCATGAGCTCTTTCACTATGCCTGAGGCGTGGACCATGAATAATACAATCCCGATAATTACTGACAAAATACCGGTCAGAAAACACCACATCATTGATGGTTCCGGGGACAACTCCGTTGTCATTGATTTCGCTCTGTTCCAGCCCATGGATTATCCTATTGCACATTCCGGAGCACTGGAGATCACCTGACATCCGCACTGGCATTTACAGCCGTCAACCACAACAGCTTTGCCGTCAGATGACCATTCCGGCGAACCTTCCACAATGGGATTGGTGCCATGCCCAGGTACAGGGCAACTCATCATATCGCCAATCAGGGCAACTTTTTTATCGTTAACAATCATGGTTGAAGATGCTGAAATAACTTCCCCGCCATGTGTAGTTTTATCACCGAGTAAAACGAAACCTTTAGACATAATACGCTCCAACATTAAATATGCTTTAATCATCTATCCTTCAATTAAAAGCAAACAGCAAAGGAGTATTTAATTTGTTATCTTTTAATTTCTATCATTTAACTTATCACAAGCCATGGGTGATCCTCCCGAACAACTTTTCTGAAACAATAATTTTGCCTTTTGCTCATCTTTCTCACCTCCCTTCCCATCAGCATACATTACTCCCAAAAAATACTCTGCCGCAGGATCACCCTGTTTTACTGCAAGCTCAAACCAGTATCTGGCAGTATTATTATCAACGGGGACACCTTCTCCATTCAAATACATATACCCTAAATTAGATTGAGATATTGCGTTGCCACCTCTTGCCGATTTCTCGTACCAATACTTAGCTTTGGAATGGTTTTTCCGAACATCCTCACCATTATAATAAATATCACCCAAAGTAAGTTGAGCATCAACATTTCCAAGCCTTGCTGCTTTTTCATATAATTTTATAGCAGTTATTGTATCTTTCGGGGCCCCAAACCCTGAACTATACATATTAGCCAGAGTATATACTTCATCAGCGTTCATTTCCGTGGCCGAATCAATGCTTGTTGGTTGGGAAACACAAGAAGTAGCACCGACAATAAAAAACAAAAACAAAAATCTCATAATCGACTATTCCTTTAATCTTAAATAAATAAAAACAGAAACAAGCGTTCATCTATTCGTTAAGCTCACTGCTATATTGATATCCTGTAACGTTAACAACTGGATTCTTATGCCGACTCTCACCAGTTGCCGTAGGGATAGGTTTTACCTTCGATAAAAGCTTTTGTCCCTTTCGTGTATCCATAACCATCAGGGAAATCAGTCACTCCTCTACACATATCCATTTTGTCGCCTTATACCGTAGTAATTTTGGCATCCGACTGAGGAACCACCGGATTACCGCGGTCTCCCAGCCAGACGCTCACCTTACCCTCAGGAGCCAGACCAATAATCATGGTTGAACGATAGTAGGTTTCATCCCAGCGGCTGTCTGTATAAGGTGTGGTCATCTGCTCCCACGTACCTTTTTTAAACATTATCCGGGTTTCATAACTCTTTTTATCGATAACCGAGTCCCAGCAGAACCGCAGCATCAGGGGCAACGCTTTACCTTTGTTGTAATAGGCCTGTACCCCTCCCAAGCGATCATTCCAGCGCCCTACGCTGACCTGACTTGGTCTGGTGGTATCAATATACTGGTAGGTAGTTTTGTAACCAGTTCCATCCACTATCAGAGCCTGTGTAGCCTTTGCGGGCAGCGCTTTGGGATAAATGAAGAGAAACTTCCATTCGTCGTAAGGAAGTTTTATGTAAACCCATTCAGTCTCTCCCGGGGCAGCAAACGAAGATTTTTCTGCGGTACACCCTGTTACTGACACCAACAACAGTGCAGTCAAAATGATTTTAGCTTTGGTCATATTGCCATCATTTACTGTTATGCTGATATTGGGTCTCACCAGTTGCCGTAGGGGTAGGTTTTACCTTCGATAAATTCTTTAATATCTTGATCATATCCATATGAAAAATCACTTTTAGTCACACCTTTGCACATCTCCATTTTGTCACCGGATACCGTGGTAATTTTGGCATCTGACTGAGGAACCACCGGATTACCGCGGTCTCCCAGCCAGACGCTCACCTTACCCTCTGGAGCCAGACCAATAATCATGGTTGAACGATAGTAGGTTTCATCCCAGCGGCCGTCTGTATAAGGTGTGGTCATTTGCTCCCAGGTGCCTTTTTTAAACAATACCAGGGTTTCATAACTCTTTTTATCAATAATCGAGTCCCAGCAGAACCGCAGCATCAGGGGCAACGCTTTACCTTTATTGTAATAGGCCTGAGTACCCCCCAGATGGTCATTCCAACGCCCTATGCTGACCTGACTTGATCTGGTGGTATCAATATAATGGAAGGTAGTCTTGTAACCGGCTCCATCCACCATCAGCGCCTGGGTGGCCAGGGCGGGCAACGCTTTGGGATAAATAAAGAGAAATTTCCATTCGTCGTAAGGCAGTTTTTTGTAGCCCCATTCAGTCTCTCCCGGGGCAGCAAACGAAGATTTTTCTGCGACACACCCTGTTACTGACACCAACAACAGGGCGGTGAAAATGATTTTAACTCTAGTCATATTGCCATCCTGTAGCGTTAATCACTGGACGCTTGTGCTGGCTGTCACCACTTACCGTAGGGGTAGGTTTTACCTTCGATAAATTCTTTAATATCTTGATCATATCCATATGAAAAATCACTTTTAGTCACACCTTTGCACATCTCCATTCTGTCACCGGATACCGTGGTAATTTTGGCATCTGACTGAGGAACCACCGGATTACCGCGATCTCCCAGCCAGACGCTCACCTTACCCTCTGGAGCCAGACCAATAATCATGGTTGAACGGTAGTAAGTTTCATTCCGGTAATTGTCAGTGAAAGGCGTGGTCATTTGCTCCCAGGTGCCTTTTTTAAACAATACAAGGGTTTCATAACTCTTTTTATCGATAACCGAGTCCCAGCAGAAGCGCAGCATCAGGGGGAGCGCCTTGCCTTTGTTGTAATAAGTCTCAACTCCTCCAAGACGGTCATTCCAGCGGCCCACGCTGACCTTACTTGGCTCGGTGTTGTCAACATATTGGTAGGTTATTTTATAACCAGCGCCATCCACCATCAGTGCCTGGGTCGCCAGAGCGGGCAATGCCCAAGGGTAAATAAATAAAAATTCCCATTGGTCGTAAGGCAGTTTTTTGTAGCCCCACTCGGTCTCACCAGGGACTGCAACCGGTGATTTTTCTACAGTACACCCGGTCACTGACATAAACAGCAGTGTAGTTAAGATGAAGTCAACCTTAGTCATATTGCCATCCTATGCGTTAATAATTTGAGGCCATACCGTCGTCGTTTTTTTCTGCGTTATCATTTAGTCGCTGTTGATCGTCCATTTACCAAACGGAACGTACCCAGTGATCATTGGGTTTATTCGGGAAGACAAACGCCTTATCTTCTTTGGGACCAAAATGATGAATAAATATCTCTCCCGTTTTAGGATCCACCCATAAATTACGATCAGACTCGATATTCCATTTGGCGGAGCAATGGGTATATTTACCTATAAGCAGCCGTTCTTCCTCAGTAAAGGCCTGAGGCTCCTTTCCCAGACGTACTGATTTTCCCTGGGCGATGGTTTTCTCAGCCAAAGGTATTAATTCGGAGGGAAGTTGTAACTCTGTGTTTGTTTGACGAATTGGTTCAAATAATCCCCCCGCCTCCTGAGCCGCATCAATCATCACACGCAGACAGACGTTGGCCCATTCATTGGGAACGGCCATACGCTCAAAAAACACTGCGGCACCCACCTGTTTTTGTATCATGCCGTTCCGACGTTGATTGCTATTTATCACACCGACGGAACGGGTTTTGGTGGTTATTTTTCCATGCGGTAAAATGTGTTTTAAGGCAGGCAGAGACATCAACATTTCTCTGGCTTTTTCCGCATTACGATATACTCGCGTATCGGTTTCTCTAGTATCGTCGCTGACGATTTCAAATTCGGGGCAGCTCAGAAACAGACTTTCATTTTCCTGCATCGGTGACCCCACCGGATTGTAACCCCCACCAATATCTGAATGCGCTCCCGGTAGAGAAAGCTCGGGCCACATGCCCTGAATGCTGTTCAGGCTGAAGTTATACCGGTATTCATTCATTGCCGTAATATGAAAAACTTTTTTCGCAACCGAAGGTCGTAATTCCAGCTTCACCCTCGGATTACTGCGACCATTAATGTCGAAGAAATTGCTGATCCCACCAATGGCCGCCACAGTATCGAAAATACCCAGGAAGCGGACTTCACCTGAAGGTTTGCCATCGTAATAGTCCCCTCTGAGCCCTTCTTCAATCGCACTGGCTATAGCAGGATCCTGCTCCATAACCCGATTGGCAAAGTGTCGCGCCGCTGCAGCCCCCCCGATTAAAATCGAAGATATCAAACTGAATTTTTGCGATGCAAAAATCAGGGTTCAAATCGTATTCCATAAACTCTAGTATCGCACGGGTGATCCCTTTCATTGCCTGATCAGTTTTCGTCACTACACCTTCAAACATATCCAGAATACTGGTCCCTAGCCCCATACCGATGGCAGAGTCTGATTCGCCAGCCGCGGTACCTATCCCGGAAATGTAAGTCTGAATTTGTGCCTGAACCTGATCTACCATTAAGGTTTGATCTATTATGTAAAGAGAGTTTAGCCAGTGAATATTTGAGTAATATCCTCGATTGCTGCCAAATGCATGGACATAATTTCATCACTCAAGATTTTTACTGGCAATACTTTCTATTTTATCAAAATCAGGGAATGCGCCCCCATTCTCAACAATTTCACCATCGGGATAAATATACTTCGTGAAATTTCGTCCGTTTTTGTTTTTTACTTTTTGCCCAATTGAATATGTTATAATATTCGAGTTTGATTCTGGAGAAAAAACAACTCTATAAGTATCTTTTGTTTTATAGGTTGAATATAACCTCTTACCATATGTCCATAAATCTCTCGAGCGTCCATTTAAAAACCTTTCATTAATCCAAGGAAAATAATTTTTAGAGATAAACAAATCACCAGTAACATTTTCATAGACACCATCATCCCTTTGTGGGCGATTATTATCAAAAATGACAATAATTCCTGCGCCAATGACATGATCAATATTTTCTTTGAATGCATCCGAACTATATTGAATATCGATGGTCACATTGCTGAGTTTCCAATTACATTGACCTCCCCCATCGAAAGGAACAAATAAATCATACTCAGAGCTATTTCCGCGTCTTTTCAGATTCATTTTTATAAAGTTAAAACCAGGTTCCTCATGTGATTTCCCATCAGGAGCATTACGTTTTTTATGACAAATTTCAGAACGATACATGACTCCTAATGGTAATACATCTAAATCTGAAGGTAACTTAACTTTTATTAATACTTTTTTTCCATTGGAGGGCGGCTGTAGTTGTTCATTTCTTTCACAACTTATAAGAAGAAAGGATATAAGCAGAACGCTACAATTAATTAATATCTTCATATCGCTCCTTTGATAAATTATTAAATCGGACAAGAGCATTCTTACTTACAATATCACATTTCGACATTTCTAATGCATGCGGCAAAAAAGTTTGCAATTTAAGAAATAGCTTGTTGCGGGCAGCCTCATCTGATGAGTGCTCATCGCTTGATAGCATCGCTTCATCGACCTTCTTTTCGAATTCCTGTCGTTTATTTTTCCTCTCAAGTCCGCGAGACGGATCTTCTAACTCTAACAATTGATTATTCAGAAATGGTATATACTTATTTGCCATTAAGTGATTTATTGGATTAGATAAAGAGTCAAGATCGGGGTTTGTATTTTTAGGAAAATAACGCTTAAGACTATCAGGATCCAAACAATGTACAAAATTTTTCTGTTTTTCTGCTGACTCACAAAATAGATTTTCATTAAGCTGAGGAACAATATATAATTTTGCTTTTTCGTATGATATTTGCTTTATTTTAATCGTAGGCGAATTGACCCCAAACTCTGTGGATGGTGGCTTAATTGTTTTTTTCAAATACTTAACCATGGATTGTTCTGCTTTAAAAAATACAACAATACCCCCATGATGCCAAAAAGGATCAGCCGTTTTTTCTTTTAATTTTATTGCAGTATTAGATATTATTTTCGGAGCACCAAAAATAGAAGCTAAATTAGCCCATGATTTATACATTTCATTATAGACATCAATTTCAATTGGCACACTGGAAACCGTATCACTATCATTTATATGTCGAAAATGAATTACACCATCCAATAACAATACAGCATTCTTTGTAAACGTGCGCGGCATTCCATAGCTATATACTAAGGGTAATGAATCCTTTAATGTCGCCGAGTGTATTAAGCTAAGAGCACCACCTAAACTATGACCTGTGATAAAAAATTCATATTTTTCTGATAATTGTCTGATCGTGTCAAACTCATTATGAAACTTACTCTCCGCCAGTTTATATGCATCTAAAAAGCCTAAGTGACAATATCCATGTTGAACAATATCTGGACAGGAAGTTGGAAAAAAAGTCAGATCGGTATCTATATCGAAAAATTTATTAGGTTCTGTACCTCTCCAACCGACGATTAATTGCCTGTCATTATATACATAAAAAAGCTGCGATCCCCCCTTTCCATTATCACCTTCAGTAGTATCCAAAAAAACCGGATTAACATAACGCTGTCGAAACGGAACGTCTATAGCAACAGGGGTATGTAGCATTGAAGGAACTTTGGACATATCCTGACAATGTTGATTGAAAAATGAAAGAATTCTCTCTCTTCCTTCATATGCAAAGTCGGACAGTAGTCCAAGATTCACTGCATTAACCATTGAATAGTCTTTCGTATGATGCAAAAGAATATTCCACGCTCTGAACGGGCATATTTTCACAATAACTCTCGAATTAAAATACATATTTGAGATCGTTAAGCCTGAAAACTCTGGATCAGGAAAATGGAAAGAAGGCAATTCTTTACCTTCCCAGCCAGGAATGCTAGGCGCTTTATCACACAACTGCCCGATAACCACATAATAACAAATGAGGCCAGCCTTTTTATCAACGGTGACCGGTGACATTTTCATCGAGTAGGAATAGGTTCTTTCTATACTTAAAGGACGCTGCTCCATAACATCCGCAAGCGGTTGAGCCTTCACAAAAAGCGTCAAATCAGGATGAAGTAAATCATCAATACGCAAAATGCCTTTAGAATCAGTCACACCAGTATAAGGATCTATGACTTTATCGCGGGTAGCCTCATTTTCCGCCCGCCAGGGCATATTCGCCACAGCATTATCATTTTCATCAACAAGCTGAATTTCTATCCAACATTTTCGTTGTGCAGGAGCCTGAGCCTTTCCGAATACTCCTGTCGCTGATGTTTTTGACTCACTCATGATAACTATCCCTGGTCGCTGTCTGTATTGCTGAGAGGAAATTCAATTTTCATTGATGATGGCATGGCGGTATAAACAGGCATCGTATTGCCGAGTTTATCCGTTGTTCCTGTATAAACATCACCTTCAGCAGTGGTTATTTTATAATATGTGTATGGCTTGATTTCACCCGTCTCCAGATCGGTGATTTCAAATCCACCTTTAAATCCTTTAGGAAGTTCCTTAACTGGCAGATTTAAGTTAGCTGCCCCCATTTTTTGGACATTCGCAGCTTTGAGCAAAATGTTCCCGGGGCAACCCATTTCAATATTTCCACCATTGATTTTGATATACGCACCACCACAGACAAGGGTCAGGTCCTGACTTGCATTCACCGTCACTTTGCCGTTATTACTGGTTACCGTGACATCCTTCAATGCCTGGATATTCACAGCATCGCCCTGAGCCTGTATATCGACTTTTCCCTGCCCGGCGAACAATTGCATTCCTGCACCCTGTGCAAAAAGACTGACTGTATTGGCTGCCGCAACGGTAACGGATCGAGCAGCACTGATATCGGTATTGCGTGCAGATACAATCCCGACACTTTGCCCCCCGGATGCAATCCTTATTGCTTCAGGACTGACAACCCCAATTCCCTTTGGTGAATGAGCTAAAATCCCGGGTTTTTGTAATCCGGTCAGCGCACCGACCAGGCTGGACTGGCTTTCTGATTCAGCTGCGGTTGCTTTTGCTGTTTCAGCAGCACGACTCAGACTTTTTGCCAGGGAAAGAGCCTGCTCAAGCTGTTGTACTGCTTCATGCATGTCCAGCATTACACCCTGAGCATTTGGCTGAGTGTCTGCACTCAGTAAAATGCCTTTGCCACCACGAACAGCTATCCATTCATCAGTACGCAGTTCTGCACCTTTGCCGCGTACCGCACGCTCCTCATCGACATTGTGGCCTAAATTCAGCTGCGTCTTACCCCCGTACTCGGTGCTGAGCTTGATATGTTCCTCGCCCCGCTTGTCCTCCATTCGCAGCTTATTGAGCCCAGCCGTTCTGATAACGTTGCGGGTGCTATTCTTCTCCGTGACGTGGTCAACGTGGCGGGAGTCATGCAGGGCATGGGCTATATACGGTCGGTCCGGGTCACCCTCGTGGAATGCAATCGCCACTTCAGTGCCCTGGATAAGCGGGAAATGAAAGCCGTAAACGTCCCCGCCGTAGGGCTTCGCAAGTCGCACCGGCATGCTCTCTTGCCCCTGCGACTTACTGTCCCGGTCGGCGTCAAACTTTACCCGGTACAGACCGGACGCATCCTGCCAGGCGTAGATATCATTTGCTTTCGCGCTGGTCACCCTGGCTGTCATGGTTCCGATCACCTTCGGACGCGGCAGTAATGGCGGACGCCAGCATACTTTGTCACTGTAAGGTACACCCGTTATGATGACCTGCAATGCCTCGCTGCGGTTCGCCGTAAAGATAAGGTGAGTGATAAGCACAGGTGAGCGCTGCAACAGTTCAGGCAGCGCAGGAGGAAGGCTGTCGGTGATACTCAGAACCTGGGCCGGAGCCAGAGTTGCATCAGCGCTTTTTGCGGTAATGGTAGTTTGTTTTGCAAGGAAACGTTCGTGATCGAGACGCGCCCAGAAGTTTGCTGTTTCGGGGGCCGGATCAATCTTATCGCCGCTTTCTTTATGTCTCGGTTGATAATGGTAAACCGAGCCATAATTGATGCCCTCACCTTCCCCGCGGGTCATGTCTGCCGGGGCTGACTGGATCAGGTTCTGCGCTGCAAGGTGGTTATAATCCTTCGTGATGACATTACTTTCCACCACCTGGTTTGACAGCGTGAGTCCCCAGATAGCATCTGCGCCATTATCGTTTGCACCGGACGGGCTATTCAGGGCGAGTTCTTTATCAGAAAGCAGTGCAGCCTGGCTGTCGCCGAAGTGGATCACTTCCGTCTGCGTATCTTGCTGCAGAGAGAAGTAATAAAAAATTCCCACTTCCGCAAGCAGGCGCTGAATAAACGTCAGATCGCTTTCCTGATACTGGTTTATCTGCTCACGCTTCGGGTACGTTTTTTTCAGGCTGAAATCAAATTCCCAACCTTTCAGACCATGCTCGCTGAGCACCTGCGCCACTACATCGGGAACCGATTTGTTGACGAAGAAGCGGTGAGTGCGGTACTCCTTGTCCAGCAGGGAGATAAAAGGTTTCAGCGTGATACGGTAATGTGCCTGGTCAGCAGAGCCTGAAATACGTCTGAAATCAGTAATGAAACCGTGTACTTTTTTCTGTTCACACAGACTCTCCAGTAGCCCGGCTCCCATCGTCAGATTTGCCGGTTTCCGCAAAAAACAGGCAGCATCAAGTTGCTTATCCGTACTGGTAAAAATGATGTCATACCTGTAAATCTCGCTTATGCCCTCAATACCGCTGAATTCTTTTACATCCAGTGGTGACTGACAGGAAGGAACATCAAGTCTGTAGCGGTTCAACGTTCCCGCCCCGGATAAAACTTTTTGCACAGAGTCACTGAGATTCAATATTTTTCACTCCATGAGAAGATTTAAAAGGATATTTGCAGGAATCGTTACGTTCGCTTTGCTCAGCATTCACATCACTGTTTTTCAATTCGCCGTAAGGTCTCACTGCCTCCATATCATTAAGCGGGATGTCGTTAATACATTCGTCAGCAATTTCTACTCCTGCGACCATGCTGCGCGGTGTGTTCTTATGGCGCTCGGAGTGCAAAACATATCTGACGATGAACTGGCCTTTATCAGAAAAATGATGGAATGAAGGTGGGATGCATAAATGGCTGTTTACAACACGAAGTGGGGGATCAAATGTAATTTTCCGATCCCTGAATCGGGTTCCTCTAGGATCAATTGAAATACTGACTGGCTGGTAGTCCTCTGGCTCCGGAACGCTGAAACACACATTGTTGCCTCTTATGCTGACCGTTGTTATTTCATCAGGCCGAAGGGAGTCCCCATGTCCGGGACATCCAGTTAGTAATGTCAGGCTGAGAACAAAAGCATATCTGCAGCAAAAGGATATTATTTTCACCATGGAAATCCTCGCAACGTGCAGGTATAAAGGTGGCGAATAAGGGCCTCAGAAATGTTTCCATCAAGAGTGATCACACCCGCTGTTCTCAGATCACACCATGTCTCATATCCTTCAACCTGCAAAGAAAAGTGATCGGCAATAATCTGTGCCTGCTGCTCCGGTGGATATTCACTTAGCAGACGTCCGTCCAGGACATAGCGATAACTCACAACCCAGCTAACCAGGCCCCGGCCAATAATATTCATTCCTTTTTCACGCTGCCAGACATGACTCATTTCGTGAATGAAAAGATGTTGTAGAAAAGGAACAACTGACGAGTAATCGTCTCTGTACCAGTGACGAAAATAAATCTCGCCGTTTGGGGCCATCGCCGCATTTTTGTCCTGCAGTCCAAAAGGAAGGTAGCTGTCATGATGGATCCAGACTTTTTGATATGGGATCGTCGTTCTGAATACCGATTTCGCCAGTTCTATCTCACCTGGTGTCAGTAATCGCAGTGAACCTTCCTTCTTATCTTTTTTCCCGGTGTGCTTGTCTTTATCATGGATCGACATTATTCACTGTCCTTTCGTAGCTCAATCACAATGCCGTCCTCTTCATCCCATGCCAGCTCGAGATATTCCGGGCTCTGCTTTGCGGCCTTGTGTATCAGCAATTGCTGGCTCAGAACGGGCAGAATTTGTTGATTCAGCAGACTGTCGACGTTGCGAGCCCCCGTGTCTGGCAGCAGACAGGCGGCGGTAAGCGCATCGTAAAGGCTGTCAGCGATGATAGTTTTTATTCCGTAATGCCGCTTCAGACGCTGACTTACCTGGTCCAGCTTCATTCCAACAATGCTGCGCATTGCGGCTGGAGACAGTGTCCTGAAAATCACCGTCTGGAAGCGTGCCAGAAGCGCAGGCTGGAAATGTTCTCGCAGCAGCGGACGCAGCAGTTCCTGTATGTCTGATTCAGTCGCATCAGGCTGTTCGTCCAGCATCTGCATGATGTGGTCACTGCCGAGATTCGAGGTCATCAGGATCACGGTGTTGCGGAAGTCGATTTCACGCCCTTCGCCGTCGCGCATAAAGCCACGGTCAAAGACCTGATAAAACAGGTTCATCACATCCCGATGGGCTTTCTCCACTTCATCGAGCAGCACCACGCTGTACGGCCGCTTACGGACTGCCTCGGTGAG
This DNA window, taken from Leclercia adecarboxylata, encodes the following:
- a CDS encoding type VI secretion system Vgr family protein; translation: MNLSDSVQKVLSGAGTLNRYRLDVPSCQSPLDVKEFSGIEGISEIYRYDIIFTSTDKQLDAACFLRKPANLTMGAGLLESLCEQKKVHGFITDFRRISGSADQAHYRITLKPFISLLDKEYRTHRFFVNKSVPDVVAQVLSEHGLKGWEFDFSLKKTYPKREQINQYQESDLTFIQRLLAEVGIFYYFSLQQDTQTEVIHFGDSQAALLSDKELALNSPSGANDNGADAIWGLTLSNQVVESNVITKDYNHLAAQNLIQSAPADMTRGEGEGINYGSVYHYQPRHKESGDKIDPAPETANFWARLDHERFLAKQTTITAKSADATLAPAQVLSITDSLPPALPELLQRSPVLITHLIFTANRSEALQVIITGVPYSDKVCWRPPLLPRPKVIGTMTARVTSAKANDIYAWQDASGLYRVKFDADRDSKSQGQESMPVRLAKPYGGDVYGFHFPLIQGTEVAIAFHEGDPDRPYIAHALHDSRHVDHVTEKNSTRNVIRTAGLNKLRMEDKRGEEHIKLSTEYGGKTQLNLGHNVDEERAVRGKGAELRTDEWIAVRGGKGILLSADTQPNAQGVMLDMHEAVQQLEQALSLAKSLSRAAETAKATAAESESQSSLVGALTGLQKPGILAHSPKGIGVVSPEAIRIASGGQSVGIVSARNTDISAARSVTVAAANTVSLFAQGAGMQLFAGQGKVDIQAQGDAVNIQALKDVTVTSNNGKVTVNASQDLTLVCGGAYIKINGGNIEMGCPGNILLKAANVQKMGAANLNLPVKELPKGFKGGFEITDLETGEIKPYTYYKITTAEGDVYTGTTDKLGNTMPVYTAMPSSMKIEFPLSNTDSDQG
- a CDS encoding putative T6SS immunity periplasmic lipoprotein, producing the protein MVKIISFCCRYAFVLSLTLLTGCPGHGDSLRPDEITTVSIRGNNVCFSVPEPEDYQPVSISIDPRGTRFRDRKITFDPPLRVVNSHLCIPPSFHHFSDKGQFIVRYVLHSERHKNTPRSMVAGVEIADECINDIPLNDMEAVRPYGELKNSDVNAEQSERNDSCKYPFKSSHGVKNIESQ
- a CDS encoding type IV secretion protein Rhs encodes the protein MSIHDKDKHTGKKDKKEGSLRLLTPGEIELAKSVFRTTIPYQKVWIHHDSYLPFGLQDKNAAMAPNGEIYFRHWYRDDYSSVVPFLQHLFIHEMSHVWQREKGMNIIGRGLVSWVVSYRYVLDGRLLSEYPPEQQAQIIADHFSLQVEGYETWCDLRTAGVITLDGNISEALIRHLYTCTLRGFPW